The Punica granatum isolate Tunisia-2019 chromosome 4, ASM765513v2, whole genome shotgun sequence genome has a window encoding:
- the LOC116203416 gene encoding glycosyltransferase BC10-like — translation MARNIRAEDFDRQHAGLTILRLFQALSYLVMFVAGIILGLLSSSHINQYFMSQAELFLSTNHILSTPSGGPSNCTIVEMEKSDDCISMEQFLFPKKLSHSMSDDELLWRASMVPRKQEWPYKRVPKVAFMFLTRGPLPMLPLWERFFHGQKKNLYTIYVHALPGYDLNVSRDSVFFGRQIPSQDVKWGTVTLTDAERRLLSNALLDFSNERFVLLSESCIPVYNFPTVYEYLTSSDHSFVDMYDDPSRDGRGRYSTHMLPYITLRQWRKGSQWFEMDRDLATDIVADTKYYALFRKYCKPACYPDEHFIPTYLNIFHGSKSANRSVTYVDWSHGGPHPARFEAENITESFIRSIRNNGTLCSYNSDVSSLCYLFARKFAPSTLEPLLNLTSSVMEF, via the exons ATGGCGCGGAACATCAGGGCGGAGGACTTCGACAGGCAGCACGCCGGATTGACAATACTCAGACTGTTCCAGGCCCTGTCGTACTTGGTTATGTTCGTGGCAGGGATCATACTCGGCCTCCTCTCTAGCTCCCACATCAACCAGTACTTCATGTCCCAGGCCGAGCTCTTCCTCTCGACCAACCACATCTTGAGCACGCCCTCCGGGGGCCCCAGCAACTGCACCATCGTGGAGATGGAAAAGTCCGATGACTGCATTAGCATGGAGCAGTTCCTCTTCCCGAAAAAACTGAGCCACTCAATGTCCGATGATGAGCTCCTGTGGCGGGCCTCTATGGTCCCACGGAAGCAGGAGTGGCCGTACAAGCGGGTGCCGAAGGTGGCGTTCATGTTCCTGACGCGAGGCCCCCTACCTATGCTGCCGCTGTGGGAGAGGTTCTTCCATGGGCAGAAGAAGAATCTGTACACAATTTACGTGCACGCTCTTCCCGGGTACGATCTCAATGTGTCGAGAGATTCAGTGTTCTTCGGAAGGCAGATCCCGAGTCAG GATGTTAAATGGGGAACGGTGACACTGACCGACGCCGAGAGGCGGCTCCTGTCGAATGCTCTGCTCGACTTCTCCAACGAGCGGTTCGTCCTCCTGTCAGAGAGCTGCATTCCCGTTTACAACTTCCCCACAGTGTACGAGTACCTCACCAGCTCCGACCACAGCTTCGTCGACATGTATGATGACCCTTCGCGGGATGGACGGGGTCGATACAGCACCCACATGCTCCCTTACATTACACTCCGGCAGTGGCGGAAGGGGTCCCAGTGGTTCGAGATGGACCGAGATCTAGCCACCGACATAGTTGCTGACACTAAGTACTACGCGCTCTTCAGAAAGTATTGCAAGCCCGCATGCTACCCGGACGAGCACTTCATCCCGACTTACCTGAACATCTTCCACGGGTCGAAGAGTGCGAACCGGAGTGTCACATATGTCGACTGGTCCCATGGCGGGCCCCACCCAGCTAGGTTCGAAGCAGAGAACATTACAGAGAGTTTCATACGGTCGATAAGGAACAATGGGACACTCTGCTCGTACAATTCCGATGTGTCGTCCCTATGTTACCTCTTCGCCCGGAAGTTCGCCCCAAGCACGTTGGAACCATTGCTAAATCTCACATCCTCAGTAATGGAGTTTTGA
- the LOC116203783 gene encoding protein FAR1-RELATED SEQUENCE 11: protein MSEGAAAQMLVVYDDASDQRSFSLDETSSADNSPDGAGLSLDTANESVPYMGQRFPTHDSAYEFYSEFAKRCGFSIRRHRTEGKEGVGKGLTRRYFVCHRAGNTPAKAANQSKPQRNRKSSRCGCQAYMRISKVMEPGVLEWRVTGFLNRHNHGLLEPNQVRFLPAYRTISDADRSRILMFAKTGISVQQMMRLMELEKCVEPGYLPFTEKDVRNLLQSFRKIDPEDETVDLLRMCRSIKEKDPDFKFEYTVDSSNRLENIAWSYASSVQSYEVFGDAVVFDTTHRLTAFDLPLGLWVGINNYGMPCFFGCVLLREESSRSYSWALKVFLGFMNGKAPATILTDQNMCLKEAIDLEMLTTKHALCIWMIVAKFPSWFNAVLGERYNEWKAEFFRLYNLELVEDFELGWRDMVNSFGLHTNRHIINLFTFRSLWALPYLRSHFFAGLTATSQSKSINSFIQRFLSAQTRLAHFVEQGTSSVDFKDQRGEQQTMQQNLQNISLKTGAPMESHASSVFTPFAFSKLQEQLVMAAHYASFQMEDGGFLVRHHTKAEGGRKVYWSPRDGVITCSCHLFEFSGILCRHSLRVLSTGNCFQIPELYLPVRWRRISTSSSLKSRNSNSPDDHAERVQLLQSMVSSLVTESSKSKERLDIATEQVSALLSRIREQPISSPGMREITPPAIERIV, encoded by the exons ATGTCCGAAGGGGCCGCCGCACAGATGTTAGTTGTCTACGACGATGCTTCCGATCAGCGGTCTTTCTCCTTAGACGAGACTAGCAGCGCAGACAACTCGCCCGATGGTGCCGGGCTCTCGCTCGACACTGCGAACGAGTCCGTCCCGTATATGGGGCAGCGGTTCCCCACGCACGACTCTGCTTACGAGTTCTACAGCGAGTTTGCCAAAAGATGTGGCTTCTCGATTCGGCGCCACCGGACGGAAGGGAAAGAAGGGGTGGGGAAGGGTCTAACAAGGCGGTACTTTGTCTGCCACCGAGCTGGGAACACTCCCGCCAAGGCCGCGAATCAGAGCAAGCCCCAGAGGAACCGGAAATCTTCGCGGTGTGGTTGTCAGGCTTATATGCGGATCAGTAAGGTCATGGAACCGGGAGTGCTGGAGTGGCGGGTCACGGGGTTCTTGAACCGTCATAATCATGGGCTCCTCGAACCGAATCAAGTCCGGTTCCTCCCCGCGTATCGCACCATTTCTGATGCTGACAGGAGCAGGATCCTCATGTTTGCAAAAACCGGAATCTCCGTCCAGCAGATGATGAGGCTCATGGAGCTTGAGAAGTGTGTGGAGCCGGGTTACTTGCCTTTTACCGAGAAAGACGTTAGGAACTTGCTCCAGTCGTTTAGGAAGATAGATCCCGAAGATGAGACTGTAGATTTGCTTAGGATGTGCAGGAGTATTAAGGAGAAGGACCCCGATTTCAAGTTTGAGTACACTGTCGATTCGAGCAACAGGTTAGAGAACATAGCATGGTCCTATGCCTCATCAGTCCAATCGTACGAGGTTTTTGGTGATGCTGTGGTGTTCGATACCACGCATCGTCTGACCGCATTTGATCTGCCGTTAGGTTTGTGGGTTGGGATTAACAATTACGGGATGCCTTGCTTCTTTGGCTGCGTGCTGCTACGAGAGGAGAGCTCGCGGTCATATTCGTGGGCGTTAAAG GTATTCCTTGGCTTTATGAATGGAAAGGCGCCTGCTACAATACTCACCGACCAAAACATGTGTCTGAAAGAAGCAATAGATCTCGAAATGCTGACAACGAAGCATGCGCTTTGCATATGGATGATTGTGGCAAAATTTCCGTCCTGGTTCAATGCGGTTCTGGGAGAACGGTACAATGAGTGGAAGGCTGAGTTCTTTCGCCTCTACAACTTGGAGTTGGTTGAGGATTTCGAACTCGGGTGGAGGGACATGGTGAATTCTTTCGGGCTGCACACGAACAGGCACATAATTAACCTTTTCACATTTCGCTCATTGTGGGCGCTGCCTTACTTGAGAAGCCATTTTTTTGCCGGTCTGACTGCAACGAGCCAGTCGAAGTCGATTAATTCTTTCATCCAACGCTTTCTGAGCGCACAAACTCGCCTTGCCCATTTTGTAGAACAG GGAACTAGTTCCGTGGACTTCAAGGACCAAAGAGGAGAGCAGCAAACAATGCAGCAGAACCTCCAGAACATCTCCCTCAAGACGGGAGCTCCAATGGAGTCCCATGCCTCCTCGGTGTTCACCCCATTTGCCTTCTCGAAGCTCCAGGAGCAGCTGGTTATGGCTGCCCATTATGCGTCGTTCCAGATGGAGGACGGTGGGTTCCTCGTGAGGCACCACACGAAGGCTGAGGGCGGGAGGAAGGTCTACTGGTCCCCACGAGATGGGGTTATAACCTGCAGCTGCCACCTCTTTGAGTTCTCGGGGATCCTGTGCAGGCACTCTCTGAGGGTGCTATCCACAGGAAACTGCTTCCAGATCCCAGAGTTGTATCTACCCGTTCGGTGGAGACGCATCAGCACTTCCTCTTCCTTGAAGAGTCGAAACAGTAATTCTCCTGACGACCATGCAGAGAGAGTGCAGTTACTGCAGAGCATGGTATCGAGTCTGGTGACCGAGTCTTCCAAGTCAAAGGAGAGGCTGGATATCGCGACCGAGCAAGTGTCAGCGCTCTTGTCTCGGATAAGAGAGCAGCCCATCTCTTCTCCGGGAATGCGAGAGATCACTCCGCCCGCCATTGAGAGGATCGTCTAA
- the LOC116203795 gene encoding COX assembly mitochondrial protein 2 homolog, with protein MHPPLTLHRHPMCAEIIEQFQKCHLDHPVKKFFGECTELKIKLDRCFRAEKALKRKANFEQSKKLRERLQAYRRETAENP; from the exons ATGCATCCTCCTTTGACGTTACACCGCCACCCTATGTGCGCTGAA ATAATCGAGCAGTTCCAGAAGTGTCACCTTGATCATCCTGTTAAAAAGTTCTTCGGTGAATGTACGGAACTCAAAATTAAGCTTGATCGATGTTTCCGGGCGGAA AAAGCCTTGAAGAGAAAGGCAAACTTTGAACAGAGCAAGAAGCTGAGGGAGAGGCTGCAggcatataggagagaaaccgctGAGAATCCTTGA
- the LOC116203785 gene encoding pentatricopeptide repeat-containing protein At3g62890-like — protein MFPRRPKPTAFPFSLPPKPSLPQIKQSHARLVLSGHATDANLIGRLLLLLSLAPSTPPARYPLSVFLSLPRPSVFAANNLIRCLARSESPLESVSFYASIHWGSVSVAPNKHTFTFLLQACGKARALGEGMQVHAHVVKLGFPKDVFIRNCLVHFYCACSSTESACKVFNESGQSRDVVTWNAMITGLARDGQIDVAQKMFDEMPERDVISWTAMITGYVQNGKLEEGLQCFRKMRESDLLRPNEAILVTVLSASAQLGLLRQGRLVHSIIDSLNFPMTVPLGTALVDMYAKCGSIEHSRYVFEQMRKRNIWTWNAMICGLATHGLGREALVLFERFLDKGLEPASVTFVGVLSACSRSGLVDEGRRYYELMTEKYGIEPEMEHYGCMIDLLGRAGHIHEAIGLIESMQVSADPILWATLLGACKVHGLVELGEEIGNKLINSDPIHNGHYVQLSNIYAKARKWADVVRVRGLMIERKASKTTGWSLVEAEGLVHWFVAGDREHERCLEIYEMLDCIERRIVEAGYRPDTSSVLHDIGEEEKENAIREHSERLAIAFALLVTRDGDCIRVVKNLRVCTDCHEVTKMISKVFMREIVVRDGSRFHHFKEGRCSCLDYW, from the coding sequence ATGTTCCCAAGAAGACCAAAACCAACGGCctttcccttctctctccCGCCAAAACCTTCCCTCCCCCAAATCAAGCAGTCCCATGCCCGACTCGTCCTCTCGGGCCATGCTACGGACGCCAATCTCATCGGccgtctcctcctcctcctctccctcgCCCCGTCAACCCCGCCGGCTCGCTACCCTCTCTCCGTCTTCCTGTCCCTCCCCCGACCATCTGTTTTTGCCGCCAATAACCTGATCCGCTGCCTCGCTCGCAGTGAATCCCCCCTCGAGTCGGTCTCCTTTTATGCATCGATTCATTGGGGCAGCGTCAGCGTAGCACCCAACAAGCATACATTCACTTTCCTGCTGCAGGCCTGTGGAAAGGCCCGGGCTTTGGGCGAGGGAATGCAGGTCCATGCCCATGTGGTGAAGCTCGGGTTTCCCAAGGACGTGTTCATAAGGAACTGTTTGGTCCATTTCTACTGTGCCTGCTCTAGTACCGAGAGCGCGTGTAAGGTGTTCAATGAATCCGGTCAAAGCCGGGACGTTGTGACGTGGAATGCAATGATCACTGGGCTTGCTAGGGATGGGCAGATTGATGTTGCGCAGAAGATGTTCGATGAAATGCCAGAGAGGGATGTAATTTCTTGGACGGCGATGATCACAGGTTATGTCCAGAATGGGAAGCTCGAAGAAGGGCTGCAGTGCTTTAGAAAGATGAGAGAGAGCGATCTACTGAGGCCTAATGAGGCGATCTTGGTGACAGTCCTCTCGGCCTCAGCTCAGCTGGGTCTGCTCCGGCAGGGCCGTTTGGTTCACTCTATCATAGATTCGTTGAATTTCCCTATGACTGTACCACTTGGAACGGCTCTAGTGGACATGTATGCGAAATGCGGGTCCATCGAGCATTCGAGATACGTGTTCGAGCAAATGAGGAAGAGAAATATCTGGACCTGGAATGCGATGATTTGTGGATTAGCCACTCATGGACTTGGGAGGGAGGCTCTTGTCCTCTTCGAGAGGTTTCTGGACAAAGGCCTGGAACCAGCAAGTGTGACCTTTGTTGGGGTCTTAAGTGCCTGTAGTCGTTCAGGGTTGGTAGATGAAGGTAGAAGATATTACGAGCTGATGACGGAAAAATATGGGATCGAGCCCGAGATGGAGCATTATGGTTGCATGATCGATCTTTTGGGTCGTGCTGGACATATTCACGAAGCCATCGGATTGATCGAGAGCATGCAGGTTTCTGCAGACCCCATCCTGTGGGCTACTTTGCTTGGAGCTTGTAAAGTCCATGGCTTAGTCGAGTTGGGTGAAGAGATTGGTAATAAACTGATTAACTCGGACCCCATCCATAACGGACATTATGTGCAATTATCCAATATATACGCTAAAGCAAGGAAATGGGCAGATGTTGTTAGAGTTAGGGGGCTGATGATCGAGCGAAAAGCGAGTAAAACTACCGGGTGGAGCTTAGTTGAAGCTGAAGGGTTAGTCCATTGGTTTGTTGCGGGAGATAGAGAACATGAGCGTTGTTTGGAGATTTACGAGATGCTCGATTGCATTGAGAGGAGGATAGTGGAAGCAGGATACAGACCAGATACTTCATCAGTCTTGCACGATATCGGGgaggaagagaaggaaaatGCCATCAGGGAGCATAGTGAGAGGCTGGCAATTGCCTTTGCTCTGTTGGTAACCAGGGACGGAGATTGTATTCGCGTCGTGAAGAATCTGAGGGTTTGTACAGACTGCCATGAAGTCACGAAGATGATCTCCAAGGTTTTCATGAGGGAAATTGTCGTGAGAGATGGAAGTAGATTCCACCATTTTAAGGAGGGCAGGTGCTCTTGTCTTGATTACTGGTAG